One Megalops cyprinoides isolate fMegCyp1 chromosome 4, fMegCyp1.pri, whole genome shotgun sequence genomic window carries:
- the polr3g gene encoding DNA-directed RNA polymerase III subunit RPC7 → MSARGRGRGVAAFTFNIDALGITRGSMPETAFGPKPLFPNTDYKPVPLKTGDDEDYMLALKQEMRGTMQRLPFNIPLPKKKADVERYKEKYEQDKLKDHENTWTPDWQRLPKELMPQKKKVKKKTAVKKKTKEATSKQKQDLLTKLDELEKKDTGSDEEKEDKKAEGGEEEEEEVEGEEYDEEEFEEENDYIASYFEDGDDYGGGSDDNMDEATY, encoded by the exons ATGTCTGCGAGGGGCCGAGGACGGGGCGTGGCAGCCTTCACCTTCAACATTGATGCTCTTGGAATCACTAGGGGATCTATGCCAGAGACTGCATTTGGGCCAAAACCACTGTTCCCT AACACGGACTACAAGCCTGTGCCATTAAAAACTGGTGACGATGAAGACTACATGCTGGCCCTGAAACAGGAAATGCGAGGAACTATGCAACGTCTGCCATTCAACATTCCACTGCCCAAGAAGAAGGCAG ATGTGGAGAGATACAAGGAGAAGTATGAACAAGATAAGCTGAAAGACCACGAAAATACTTGGACACCAG ACTGGCAGCGCCTACCAAAGGAACTGATGCCCCAGAAGAAAAAGGTTAAAAAGAAGACTG ctgtgaagaaaaaaaccaaGGAAGCaacaagcaaacagaaacaagacCTACTGACTAAGTTAGAT GAGCTAGAGAAGAAAGATACAGGATCagatgaagagaaagaagacaaGAAGGcagaagggggagaggaggaggaagaggaggttgAGGGGGAGGAGTATGACGAAGAGGAGTTTGAAGAG GAGAATGACTACATCGCCAGCTACTTTGAAGATGGAGATGATTATGGTGGTGGCAGCGATGACAACATGGATGAAGCCACATATTAA
- the lysmd3 gene encoding lysM and putative peptidoglycan-binding domain-containing protein 3: MTGRNQHYAFQSATTVQPANGGHAYIFGNSTASENEFSEEDSDCYELRSRGKERLRRSTSRERMDDIIYLIRDIKEGDTLNSIALQYFCTVADIKRANNLLTEQDFFALRAVRIPVRRFSVLTETHTPAGLQAGSRGASETQPPGAATDPSCSPSSSAESAGSFLQEKDRDIELLVKSADPSKGSLNEVVSSLRPQLQPGEPERRPAGRKDPYYGADWGMRWWTAVAIMLVVGIVTPVFYLLYYEVLMKADGGHHAASEPPHPAPTVPA; encoded by the exons atgactggaaGAAACCAGCATTATGCTTTCCAGTCTGCCACAACGGTACAGCCAGCCAATGGTGGCCATGCTTACATTTTCGGAAACAGCACTGCCTCTGAAAATGAGTTTTCTGAGGAGGACAGTGACTGCTATGAGCTTCGATCAAGAGGCAAGGAAAGGCTTCGCAGGTCAACCTCCAGAGAAAGGATGGACGACATCATCTACCTGATCAGAGACATCAAGGAAGGGGACACTTTAAACAGCATCGCGCTCCAGTATTTCTGCACG GTGGCGGATATAAAGAGGGCCAACAACCTCCTGACGGAGCAGGACTTCTTTGCACTGAGGGCCGTCAGAATCCCTGTGAGGAGGTTCAGTGTGCTGACGGAGACGCATACGCCCGCGGGTCTCCAGGCCGGCTCGCGCGGGGCCTCGGAAACACAGCCGCCGGGAGCCGCCACGGACCCCTCCTGCTCCCCGTCCTCGTCCGCCGAGAGCGCCGGCAGCTTCCTGCAGGAGAAGGACAGGGACATCGAGCTCCTGGTGAAGTCGGCGGACCCCTCCAAGGGCAGCCTGAACGAGGTGGTCTCCTCCTTGCGCCCCCAGCTCCAGCCGGGGGAGCCCGAACGCAGGCCGGCGGGCCGGAAGGACCCCTACTACGGGGCGGACTGGGGCATGAGGTGGTGGACGGCGGTGGCCATCATGCTGGTGGTGGGCATCGTCACCCCGGTCTTCTACCTTCTGTACTACGAGGTGCTGATGAAGGCCGACGGCGGCCACCACGCTGCCTCAGAGCCACCACATCCGGCTCCCACTGTGCCAGCATAG